A stretch of DNA from Campylobacter concisus:
TTTAAGCGCAAATACGATATTTTCATAGACATTTAAAAAAGGCATGAGCCTAGGCTCTTGAAAGACAAAGCCAATCTTTGCTTGCTCTTTAAATTTTATCTCGCCAAGACTTACGCTTTCAAGGCCTGCTATGAGGCGTAAAAGCGTGGTTTTGCCGCAACCACTTCTGCCAAGTATAACGGTGATCTTATCTTTTTTTATGCTTAAATTTAGCTCTTTTAAAACATCAATGCGCTTATCATTAATAAAAAAATGCTTTGATAAATTTAAAATTTCTATCATTTTTCACTTCGTAAAAGGCTAAATTTAGATATCAAAAATAAAAATATCCTATCTATGAGTACGCCACAAATTCCTATCGTAAAAATGCCAACAAATATCCTATCTGCGCGCGAAAGCTCCTCCGCATCTAGTATGAGATAGCCTAGCCCGCTGGAAGCTGCGATCATCTCCGCTCCCACAATCGCTCGCATAGCGTAGCCAAAACCTATGCGCATACCTACAAAAATATCTTTTATGGCATTTTTTAGGATGATTTTGTAAAAAATTTCAAATTTACTAAAACAAAAAATTTTACCAACCTCAATAAGCTTCACATCGCAGCTAGTTAGCCCTTTTGAAATACTTAAAAACATTGGAAAAAACGATGCTAAGATGATAATAATAATTTTTGGAGTTTCGTTTATACCAAACCAAAGCACCAAAATAGCAATAAGGCTAAGTGGTGGAACATTTCTAAAAAACTCTAGTATCCACTCGTAATAAATACTAGCTTTTGGAAATAGCGCTGCCACTCCGCCAAAAGCAAATGCCAAAACAAAAGCCAAAATATAGCCAACAA
This window harbors:
- a CDS encoding ABC transporter permease translates to MIEILKKSVLILVIFALWQVVCELEIFTPYILPSPITTLKTMFDMSLIGELITHVMISFKRIFVGYILAFVLAFAFGGVAALFPKASIYYEWILEFFRNVPPLSLIAILVLWFGINETPKIIIIILASFFPMFLSISKGLTSCDVKLIEVGKIFCFSKFEIFYKIILKNAIKDIFVGMRIGFGYAMRAIVGAEMIAASSGLGYLILDAEELSRADRIFVGIFTIGICGVLIDRIFLFLISKFSLLRSEK